The Malus domestica chromosome 13, GDT2T_hap1 genome includes a window with the following:
- the LOC103452631 gene encoding autophagy-related protein 8i-like isoform X1 produces the protein MGKIQSFKQEFSFDERVEESKHIISKYPDRVPVILERYSRTDLPEMEKKKFLVPRDMSVGQFIHILSSRLHLTPGKALFVFVKNTLPQTASRMDSIYETYKEDDGFLYMCYSSEKTFG, from the exons ATGGGGAAGATCCAGTCCTTCAAGCAGGAGTTCTCATTCG aTGAACGAGTTGAAGAATCGAAACATATAATTTCGAAATACCCAGATCGAGTTCCG GTGATCCTTGAAAGATATTCCAGGACAGACCTGCcggaaatggaaaagaaaaa ATTCCTTGTTCCTAGAGATATGTCTGTCGGGCAGTTTATCCATATCTTAAGCAGCAGGCTTCACTTGACTCCGGGGAAagctctttttgtttttgtgaagaACACTTTACCTCAAACAG CCAGTCGCATGGATTCCATCTATGAAACTTACAAGGAGGATGACGGTTTCCTGTATATGTGTTACAGCAGCGAGAAAACCTTTGGTTAA
- the LOC103452631 gene encoding autophagy-related protein 8i-like isoform X2: MGKIQSFKQEFSFDERVEESKHIISKYPDRVPVILERYSRTDLPEMEKKKFLVPRDMSVGQFIHILSSRLHLTPGKALFVFVKNTLPQTASRLDSIYET, translated from the exons ATGGGGAAGATCCAGTCCTTCAAGCAGGAGTTCTCATTCG aTGAACGAGTTGAAGAATCGAAACATATAATTTCGAAATACCCAGATCGAGTTCCG GTGATCCTTGAAAGATATTCCAGGACAGACCTGCcggaaatggaaaagaaaaa ATTCCTTGTTCCTAGAGATATGTCTGTCGGGCAGTTTATCCATATCTTAAGCAGCAGGCTTCACTTGACTCCGGGGAAagctctttttgtttttgtgaagaACACTTTACCTCAAACAG CCAGTCGCTTGGATTCCATCTATGAAACTTAA
- the LOC103452630 gene encoding BTB/POZ and MATH domain-containing protein 3-like isoform X1 — MTSHIFDGILRKISDAPPTHYTVKIQSVSLLTKKSVEKYESGDFEAGGHKWKLVFYPNGNKNRNVKEHISLYLVRSGSNALQVSSEVYAVFRLFLLDQNNGNYTVFQEEKERCFHGLKPEWGFDQFLSHKVFNEASNGFLIDDNCVFGAEVFVSKESMTGKGECLSMVKDPVMYKNIWRIDNFSKLVGESYDSKVFTAGDQKWKMQLYPKGKGNGIGTHLALYLALAEPKSLPPGCKIYAESTLRLLDQVNGRHQFGKANHWFSASNSEWGWWRFITLGFLNQASMGLVSKDTCIVEAEVTVHGITSAL; from the exons ATGACTAGTCATATCTTCGATG GGATTTTGAGAAAAATTTCTGATGCACCGCCAACTCATTACACGGTAAAAATCCAGTCGGTTTCATTGCTCACCAAAAAATCAGTGGAGAAATACGAATCCGGGGACTTTGAAGCCGGAGGACACAAATG GAAACTGGTTTTCTATCCAAATGGAAACAAGAACAGGAATGTAAAagaacacatctctctctactTGGTAAGGTCAGGATCAAATGCTCTCCAGGTTTCATCGGAAGTGTATGCTGTTTTCAGGTTGTTTTTGCTCGATCAGAACAATGGGAACTACACTGTTTTTCAAG aagaaaaggaaaggtgCTTTCATGGGTTGAAACCCGAATGGGGATTCGATCAATTTCTCTCGCACAAAGTTTTCAATGAAGCTTCCAATGGATTCCTCATTGATGACAACTGTGTGTTCGGAGCGGAGGTCTTTGTTTCTAAAGAGAGCATGACAGGCAAAGGAGAGTGTCTATCGATGGTAAAGGATCCTGTTATGTACAAGAATATTTGGAGGATTGACAACTTCTCAAAGCTAGTCGGCGAATCCTACGACTCAAAAGTATTCACTGCCGGAGACCAGAAATG GAAGATGCAGCTCTATCCCAAGGGAAAAGGCAATGGAATTGGTACCCATCTGGCTCTTTATCTGGCGTTAGCCGAACCGAAATCTCTTCCTCCTGGCTGTAAAATATATGCAGAGTCTACCCTGCGCCTCCTAGACCAGGTGAATGGCAGGCATCAGTTTGGTAAAG CAAATCATTGGTTCAGTGCCTCAAATTCGGAATGGGGATGGTGGAGATTCATTACACTGGGATTTTTGAATCAGGCAAGCATGGGGCTTGTGTCGAAGGATACATGCATCGTCGAGGCAGAGGTCACCGTCCATGGAATTACTAGTGCACTGTAG
- the LOC103452630 gene encoding BTB/POZ and MATH domain-containing protein 3-like isoform X2 yields MTSHIFDGILRKISDAPPTHYTVKIQSVSLLTKKSVEKYESGDFEAGGHKWKLVFYPNGNKNRNVKEHISLYLVRSGSNALQVSSEVYAVFRLFLLDQNNGNYTVFQEKERCFHGLKPEWGFDQFLSHKVFNEASNGFLIDDNCVFGAEVFVSKESMTGKGECLSMVKDPVMYKNIWRIDNFSKLVGESYDSKVFTAGDQKWKMQLYPKGKGNGIGTHLALYLALAEPKSLPPGCKIYAESTLRLLDQVNGRHQFGKANHWFSASNSEWGWWRFITLGFLNQASMGLVSKDTCIVEAEVTVHGITSAL; encoded by the exons ATGACTAGTCATATCTTCGATG GGATTTTGAGAAAAATTTCTGATGCACCGCCAACTCATTACACGGTAAAAATCCAGTCGGTTTCATTGCTCACCAAAAAATCAGTGGAGAAATACGAATCCGGGGACTTTGAAGCCGGAGGACACAAATG GAAACTGGTTTTCTATCCAAATGGAAACAAGAACAGGAATGTAAAagaacacatctctctctactTGGTAAGGTCAGGATCAAATGCTCTCCAGGTTTCATCGGAAGTGTATGCTGTTTTCAGGTTGTTTTTGCTCGATCAGAACAATGGGAACTACACTGTTTTTCAAG aaaaggaaaggtgCTTTCATGGGTTGAAACCCGAATGGGGATTCGATCAATTTCTCTCGCACAAAGTTTTCAATGAAGCTTCCAATGGATTCCTCATTGATGACAACTGTGTGTTCGGAGCGGAGGTCTTTGTTTCTAAAGAGAGCATGACAGGCAAAGGAGAGTGTCTATCGATGGTAAAGGATCCTGTTATGTACAAGAATATTTGGAGGATTGACAACTTCTCAAAGCTAGTCGGCGAATCCTACGACTCAAAAGTATTCACTGCCGGAGACCAGAAATG GAAGATGCAGCTCTATCCCAAGGGAAAAGGCAATGGAATTGGTACCCATCTGGCTCTTTATCTGGCGTTAGCCGAACCGAAATCTCTTCCTCCTGGCTGTAAAATATATGCAGAGTCTACCCTGCGCCTCCTAGACCAGGTGAATGGCAGGCATCAGTTTGGTAAAG CAAATCATTGGTTCAGTGCCTCAAATTCGGAATGGGGATGGTGGAGATTCATTACACTGGGATTTTTGAATCAGGCAAGCATGGGGCTTGTGTCGAAGGATACATGCATCGTCGAGGCAGAGGTCACCGTCCATGGAATTACTAGTGCACTGTAG
- the LOC139190521 gene encoding MATH domain and coiled-coil domain-containing protein At3g58340-like yields MMRYSGFDKLITLTSFTNPSNGYVIDDNCVIGAEVFVCKERRASKGESISMIKNAVMCKHVWKVENFSELGTEYCESEPFNAGERKWKIVLNAKGYGTGTGTHISLYLELGDPKTLPRISLFSELSDPKKLAGSKVFAEFSLRIVDQMHAKHECFKGNNWFSTSNPSWGWPKFISLDTLNQACNGFLVKDACIVEAEVTVHGTATIL; encoded by the exons ATGATGCGTTATTCGGGATTTGATAAGCTTATCACTCTTACATCGTTTACTAATCCTTCCAACGGATATGTCATTGATGATAATTGTGTGATTGGAGCTGAGGTCTTTGtttgtaaagaaagaagagctaGCAAAGGAGAGTCAATATCGATGATCAAGAATGCTGTTATGTGCAAGCATGTCTGGAAGGTTGAGAACTTTTCAGAGTTAGGTACTGAATACTGCGAATCAGAGCCATTCAATGCCGGAGAACGGAAATG GAAGATAGTGCTCAATGCCAAGGGATATGGCACTGGAACGGGTACtcatatttctctttacttggAATTGGGTGATCCAAAAACACTTCCTCGTATTTCTCTTTTCTCGGAATTGAGTGATCCAAAAAAACTTGCTGGTTCCAAAGTATTTGCAGAGTTTTCACTGCGCATTGTAGATCAAATGCATGCCAAACATGAGTGTTTTAAAG GTAACAACTGGTTCAGTACCTCAAATCCGAGTTGGGGCTGGCCTAAGTTCATTTCGCTGGACACTTTGAATCAGGCATGCAATGGGTTTTTGGTGAAGGATGCTTGCATAGTGGAGGCAGAGGTCACTGTCCATGGAACTGCAACTATACTGTAG